From the Phycisphaeraceae bacterium genome, one window contains:
- a CDS encoding PEP-CTERM sorting domain-containing protein, which translates to MRFVLSTLATSLFVSSASAVPISWVDWTSGTAGPNGSAVGTLNVDGEIVDVTYTGEIQFIQTAGGTNYWNPDAYSTTTPVIDNPPPASDIIALSRATSKTLTFSRPIANPIFSVVSLNGNGYSFDRDFDILGFGRGFWGNGTLTKTNPAPGVYQLNGSGEPHGSIQFTGAFTTVSWTSLSNENWNGFTIGVTGVADPILTTTPGDGGSLDFLARAGTSDNQSLNAGNAGIVGTTLTGLAGSPAGGAPFSGPLEAPAISLDGGQTTDFTYTFSPTTRGAVSGSVDIQSNEDGIHQINLAGVGVGPVLGSSISPGTTLDLGAIAELANLDEILSVSNTTPDNNGGVPELTDMTLDFSIGGVDAGLFEVDLVGGEVIGKGSSLDIMVTFLGSLAPGEGTYEAELTLFTDEGVALGQTNAGEVYSFNLTAVVIPEPASLALLGLGGLALIRRK; encoded by the coding sequence ATGCGCTTCGTGCTATCTACGCTCGCCACGTCGCTGTTTGTTTCGTCGGCTTCGGCCGTACCGATTAGCTGGGTTGATTGGACATCGGGCACGGCAGGGCCTAATGGGTCTGCGGTCGGGACGTTAAATGTGGATGGCGAGATCGTCGATGTGACCTACACCGGTGAGATCCAGTTCATCCAGACCGCCGGGGGCACCAACTATTGGAACCCCGACGCGTACAGCACGACGACCCCGGTCATCGATAACCCGCCGCCGGCCAGCGACATCATCGCGCTGTCGCGAGCGACATCGAAAACGCTGACTTTCTCCCGGCCGATCGCCAACCCGATCTTCTCAGTGGTGAGCCTGAACGGCAACGGGTACTCGTTCGACCGCGACTTCGACATCCTGGGCTTTGGCAGGGGCTTCTGGGGCAACGGCACGCTGACCAAGACCAACCCTGCCCCGGGCGTATACCAGCTCAACGGTAGCGGCGAGCCGCACGGGTCTATCCAGTTCACGGGTGCGTTTACAACGGTCTCATGGACGAGTTTATCCAACGAGAATTGGAATGGCTTCACCATCGGGGTGACCGGCGTGGCGGACCCGATTCTTACCACGACGCCGGGCGATGGTGGCAGCCTCGATTTCCTCGCCCGCGCGGGCACCTCCGACAACCAGAGCCTGAACGCCGGCAACGCGGGGATCGTCGGGACGACCCTGACGGGTCTGGCGGGCAGCCCCGCCGGCGGCGCACCGTTTTCCGGGCCACTCGAAGCGCCTGCAATCAGCCTCGATGGCGGGCAAACGACTGACTTCACGTACACCTTCAGCCCGACTACCCGCGGCGCGGTCAGCGGCAGTGTTGACATCCAATCCAACGAGGACGGGATTCACCAGATCAACCTTGCCGGTGTCGGGGTTGGCCCGGTCTTGGGCAGCTCGATTTCGCCGGGCACGACGCTTGACCTGGGCGCGATCGCTGAGCTGGCCAACCTAGATGAGATCCTGAGCGTCTCGAACACCACGCCGGACAACAACGGCGGCGTGCCTGAGCTGACCGACATGACGCTGGACTTCTCGATCGGTGGCGTCGATGCGGGCTTGTTCGAGGTCGATCTGGTGGGCGGCGAAGTCATCGGCAAGGGCAGCAGCCTCGACATCATGGTGACATTCCTCGGCTCGCTTGCCCCCGGCGAGGGGACCTACGAGGCTGAGCTGACCCTGTTCACCGATGAAGGCGTTGCGTTGGGGCAAACGAACGCGGGTGAGGTCTACAGCTTCAACCTGACTGCGGTCGTGATCCCAGAGCCGGCATCACTGGCGCTGCTCGGGCTCGGTGGCCTGGCGCTGATCCGGCGGAAGTAG
- a CDS encoding aldo/keto reductase, whose product MKQINWGILGAGNIAHAFMRGLNAVPEAAVVAVARRDSAKAEAFAAQYGIERWTSSYEDVLADDRVDAIYIATPHPFHATWAIRAAEAGKHVLSEKPAGMSRWQVEAMIAACRKHRVFFMEGFKDRVHPLFLEMFALIERGEIGTVRLVDAAFGFGGQHDPESRVLNPALGGGGILDVGCYPVELARKIAGIANGKPFLNPQEVRGSSHLGTTGVDVAASAVLKFEGGMLATVTTSLEAKMVWIRIYGEKGWIEVPGMSWHPAFEGGEGSFLLHQGDETREVSVTADRPMFAYEIEAACQAIQAGESESPAMTWEDSLGQAETLDRWLKQAGVSYPTSTVEGFAEPLHGKKLIRAESAPMRYGQIDGVNKPVSRLIMGCDNQQDFGHAGVIFDAYFEAGGNTFDTAWLYNWGLQEKLLGQWLRSRGVREECVVISKGGHTPDCTPKGIRRQISESLDRMGLDRVELYILHRDNLDLPVGELIDVLDELVREGKVGATGASNWRVDRFKAAQAYAQAQGKQPFAVLNNNLSLARMLKPVWGGCISASDPASRAYLRETQTAHLAWSSQARGYFAEADTKTNLGQQTTDDCFDGLENRERRERAAKLAKERGVSAVNIAAAYVLCQPFPSFALFGPRTLRELESSLPALAVELSEQELRWLDLDVST is encoded by the coding sequence ATGAAGCAGATCAACTGGGGAATCCTCGGAGCCGGAAACATCGCCCACGCCTTTATGCGCGGGCTCAACGCCGTGCCTGAGGCGGCTGTCGTGGCGGTGGCTCGTCGTGATAGCGCGAAGGCCGAGGCGTTTGCAGCGCAGTACGGCATCGAGCGTTGGACATCCTCGTATGAGGACGTACTGGCGGATGATCGAGTGGACGCGATCTATATCGCGACGCCTCACCCGTTCCACGCGACCTGGGCGATCCGGGCTGCAGAAGCAGGCAAGCATGTCCTCTCAGAGAAGCCGGCGGGGATGAGCCGATGGCAGGTCGAAGCGATGATCGCGGCATGCCGGAAGCACCGCGTGTTCTTCATGGAGGGCTTTAAGGACCGGGTGCACCCGCTGTTCCTCGAGATGTTTGCGTTGATTGAACGTGGCGAGATCGGGACAGTCCGGCTGGTGGATGCGGCGTTTGGTTTCGGGGGACAGCACGATCCTGAGTCGAGAGTTCTGAACCCGGCGCTGGGTGGGGGCGGGATTCTTGATGTGGGCTGCTACCCGGTGGAGTTGGCTCGGAAGATCGCGGGGATTGCGAACGGCAAGCCTTTTCTTAATCCGCAGGAAGTCCGTGGTTCGAGCCATCTCGGCACGACCGGCGTCGATGTCGCTGCGTCGGCGGTCCTCAAGTTCGAGGGTGGGATGCTGGCGACGGTCACGACCTCGCTTGAGGCCAAGATGGTGTGGATTCGTATCTACGGCGAGAAGGGCTGGATCGAGGTCCCGGGGATGAGCTGGCATCCGGCGTTCGAGGGCGGTGAGGGTTCATTCTTGCTTCATCAGGGGGACGAGACGCGCGAGGTGAGCGTGACGGCGGATCGACCGATGTTTGCCTATGAAATCGAGGCCGCCTGCCAGGCGATCCAAGCGGGGGAATCCGAGTCGCCCGCGATGACATGGGAGGATTCACTCGGGCAGGCGGAGACGCTGGATCGCTGGCTCAAGCAAGCGGGCGTGTCCTACCCGACCTCAACGGTTGAGGGTTTTGCCGAGCCGCTCCACGGGAAAAAACTGATTCGGGCCGAGTCGGCACCGATGAGATACGGACAGATCGACGGCGTCAACAAGCCAGTGTCTCGACTGATCATGGGTTGCGACAATCAACAGGATTTTGGCCATGCAGGGGTGATCTTCGATGCCTACTTCGAGGCCGGTGGCAACACGTTCGATACGGCGTGGTTGTACAACTGGGGTTTGCAGGAAAAACTGCTCGGTCAGTGGTTGCGTTCACGAGGGGTTCGCGAGGAATGTGTCGTCATCAGCAAGGGTGGACATACACCTGATTGCACGCCAAAGGGAATCAGGAGACAGATTTCCGAGTCACTCGACCGCATGGGCCTGGACCGGGTCGAGTTGTACATCCTGCACCGTGATAACCTTGATCTGCCGGTTGGCGAACTGATCGATGTGCTCGATGAGTTAGTTCGTGAGGGGAAGGTCGGAGCGACCGGGGCGAGCAACTGGCGTGTTGATCGTTTCAAGGCTGCCCAGGCCTACGCTCAGGCACAGGGCAAGCAACCCTTCGCCGTGCTCAACAACAACCTATCGCTCGCGCGGATGCTCAAGCCTGTCTGGGGCGGGTGCATCAGCGCCTCGGACCCGGCGTCAAGAGCCTACCTCCGTGAGACCCAGACGGCGCACCTGGCGTGGTCGAGTCAGGCGCGGGGATACTTCGCCGAAGCGGACACCAAGACCAATCTGGGCCAGCAGACGACGGATGATTGTTTTGATGGACTCGAGAACCGCGAGCGTCGTGAACGTGCCGCGAAGCTCGCTAAAGAACGAGGCGTCTCTGCGGTCAACATCGCCGCAGCGTATGTGCTCTGCCAGCCGTTCCCTAGTTTTGCCCTTTTCGGTCCCCGCACGCTTCGGGAACTCGAATCATCCCTGCCCGCATTAGCAGTCGAACTGAGCGAGCAGGAGCTGCGGTGGCTCGATCTTGATGTAAGCACTTGA
- a CDS encoding aldo/keto reductase: MTDRRTFLKGVAAAGVGLTAGGTVASGQEQGQDTTVRVPRRVLGKVGAEVSMLGLGLGSAFTSPHERDVEAGQALLVRALEHGVNYFDTARGYGPSERMIAPVVQKHRDKIFLVSKSGARDYDGFMREFEQTTQNLGVDKVDLYHLHNLKPGQDDLDVMERGCARAVRALKEQGVIGAFGVTGHSGAQILTDAIERFDPDALLTIFPVTRPDEGRYETQTLELAKRKGMGVIAMKVFRRAREADLPASDMIRYALSLEGVHTAIIGLDKLANLEENAATVAGFEPMAAERRDELSRLAVARLGDYPAPYERPGYVDGHGVVA, encoded by the coding sequence ATGACTGACCGGCGTACTTTCCTCAAGGGTGTGGCAGCAGCGGGGGTTGGTCTGACAGCGGGCGGGACGGTTGCCTCAGGTCAGGAGCAGGGACAAGACACGACGGTTCGTGTCCCGCGGCGGGTGCTGGGGAAGGTCGGGGCTGAGGTGTCGATGCTCGGGCTGGGATTGGGCTCAGCGTTCACGTCGCCTCATGAGCGTGATGTCGAAGCCGGTCAGGCGCTGCTGGTGCGGGCGCTGGAGCATGGGGTGAACTACTTTGACACAGCGCGGGGCTATGGCCCGTCGGAGCGAATGATCGCGCCGGTGGTGCAGAAGCATCGCGACAAGATTTTTCTTGTGAGCAAGAGCGGAGCGAGAGACTACGACGGGTTCATGCGTGAGTTCGAGCAGACAACCCAGAACCTGGGTGTCGATAAGGTCGATCTGTACCATCTTCATAATCTCAAGCCCGGTCAGGATGATCTTGATGTGATGGAGCGAGGCTGTGCGCGGGCGGTGCGGGCCCTTAAGGAGCAAGGCGTCATCGGCGCGTTTGGCGTCACCGGGCACAGCGGGGCGCAGATTCTGACCGACGCCATCGAGCGATTTGATCCCGATGCGCTGCTGACCATCTTCCCGGTGACCCGGCCGGATGAGGGTCGCTACGAGACCCAGACGCTCGAGCTGGCCAAGCGTAAGGGGATGGGTGTGATCGCGATGAAGGTCTTCCGGCGAGCGCGAGAGGCTGACCTGCCGGCATCGGACATGATCCGGTACGCGCTGAGTCTTGAGGGCGTGCACACGGCGATCATCGGTCTCGATAAGCTGGCGAATCTGGAGGAGAATGCCGCCACGGTGGCGGGCTTCGAGCCGATGGCGGCGGAACGCCGGGATGAGTTGTCGCGGCTGGCGGTCGCGCGGTTGGGGGATTACCCGGCACCTTATGAGCGACCGGGGTATGTGGACGGGCATGGCGTCGTGGCTTAA
- a CDS encoding formylglycine-generating enzyme family protein, giving the protein MVWVPGGRFTMGWDGPEGRFDERPAHAVEVDGFWIDHTEVTNAQFAVFVEETGYRTTAEQPIDWEVMRQQVAPGTPKPPDEVLVPGSLVFTPPDHAVDLREYWQWWTWTPGASWRHPEGPGSTLEGRENHPVVHISWDDAVAYATWAGKRLPTEAEWERAARFGQEGKRFTWGDRLKPDDRHMANIWQGTFPHRNTGDDGFTATAPVASFPPNQLGLYDMAGNVWEWTTDQFRPDAYQQRVAALEGETCCSNPTGPTSTADPRNPHAKDSRVQKGGSFLCHASYCESYRPSAKMASPPDSGMNHLGFRCVMDAPTSGVTKK; this is encoded by the coding sequence ATGGTCTGGGTCCCCGGCGGGCGCTTCACCATGGGCTGGGACGGACCCGAAGGCCGTTTCGACGAGCGACCCGCCCACGCCGTCGAAGTCGATGGCTTTTGGATCGATCACACCGAGGTCACCAACGCCCAGTTTGCTGTGTTTGTGGAAGAGACCGGCTACCGCACCACCGCCGAACAACCCATCGACTGGGAAGTCATGCGTCAGCAGGTCGCGCCCGGCACCCCCAAACCACCCGATGAGGTGCTGGTCCCCGGCTCGCTGGTATTCACCCCGCCCGACCACGCCGTCGATCTGCGTGAGTACTGGCAATGGTGGACGTGGACCCCCGGTGCCAGTTGGCGTCACCCCGAAGGCCCGGGCAGCACCCTCGAAGGCCGCGAGAACCATCCGGTTGTCCACATCTCCTGGGACGACGCCGTCGCCTACGCCACGTGGGCCGGCAAACGCCTGCCGACCGAAGCCGAGTGGGAACGTGCCGCCCGATTCGGCCAGGAGGGCAAACGCTTCACCTGGGGCGACCGACTCAAGCCCGATGACCGCCACATGGCCAACATCTGGCAGGGAACCTTCCCGCATCGCAACACCGGCGACGACGGCTTCACGGCCACCGCACCCGTCGCCAGCTTCCCGCCCAACCAGCTCGGACTCTATGACATGGCGGGCAACGTCTGGGAGTGGACCACCGATCAGTTCCGACCCGACGCCTACCAGCAGCGCGTCGCCGCCCTCGAAGGCGAGACCTGCTGCTCCAACCCCACCGGCCCCACTTCGACCGCTGACCCCCGCAACCCCCACGCAAAAGACTCACGGGTCCAGAAAGGCGGCTCCTTTCTCTGCCACGCCAGCTACTGCGAGAGCTACCGCCCCAGCGCCAAGATGGCCTCGCCCCCCGACTCCGGCATGAACCACCTCGGGTTCCGCTGCGTGATGGATGCCCCGACCAGCGGTGTTACAAAAAAGTAA
- a CDS encoding arylsulfatase, protein MPHARRALAFMLLTVGLVIGCAQAQPQARSQSENAQSQQQTKPNILVIWGDDIGTWNISHNNRGMMGYKTPNIDRIAREGLSFTDYYAQQSCTAGRAAFVGGTVPVRTGMTKVGLPGAPEGWQETDITIAAVMKSLGYATGQFGKNHFGDRDEHLPTNHGFDEFFGNLYHLNAEEEPEHEDYPTDLVLKNGKTFREQFGPRGVMKASANADGTQTLEDTGPLTKKRMETIDDETVAAAKDFIKRKVEAGEPFFCWWNGTRMHFRTHVKEEHRGISGQDEYGDGMVEHDMHVGELLDLLDELGIADNTIVQYSTDNGPHYNTWPDAGTTPFRGEKNSNWEGAYRVPAFVRWPGHFPAGVTLNGIVSHEDWLPTFAAAVGKTDIKEDLLDGYEAIGRTYRNHLDGYNQLDYLKGKTEESARNEFWYVNDDGQIVAIRYQPWKAVFLANRGRQLGVWQEPFIELRIPYLFNLRRDPFEKAQENSNTYWDWYIDRVYVLVPMQALAGQFLESFIEYPPSQTPGSFNLEKVIEKLKESSGSK, encoded by the coding sequence ATGCCCCACGCTCGCCGCGCGTTAGCATTCATGCTTTTGACCGTCGGACTCGTCATCGGCTGCGCTCAAGCCCAGCCCCAGGCTCGCTCACAGAGCGAGAATGCCCAGAGTCAGCAACAAACCAAGCCCAACATCCTCGTCATCTGGGGTGATGACATCGGCACTTGGAACATCAGCCACAACAACCGCGGCATGATGGGCTACAAGACACCCAACATTGATCGTATCGCGCGTGAAGGGCTCAGCTTTACCGACTACTACGCTCAGCAGTCCTGCACGGCTGGTCGCGCTGCATTCGTCGGCGGAACCGTCCCCGTCCGAACCGGCATGACCAAGGTCGGCCTGCCCGGCGCTCCCGAGGGCTGGCAGGAAACCGACATCACCATCGCCGCCGTCATGAAGTCGCTCGGCTACGCCACCGGACAGTTCGGCAAGAACCACTTCGGCGACCGCGATGAGCACCTCCCCACCAACCACGGCTTCGACGAGTTCTTCGGCAACCTCTACCACCTCAACGCCGAGGAAGAACCAGAACACGAGGACTACCCCACCGACCTCGTCCTCAAGAACGGCAAGACCTTCCGTGAACAGTTCGGCCCTCGCGGCGTCATGAAAGCCTCGGCCAACGCAGACGGCACGCAGACCCTCGAAGACACCGGACCGCTCACGAAGAAGCGGATGGAAACCATCGACGACGAGACCGTCGCCGCAGCCAAGGACTTCATCAAACGCAAAGTCGAAGCCGGGGAACCCTTCTTTTGCTGGTGGAACGGCACCCGTATGCACTTCCGCACCCACGTCAAGGAAGAGCACCGCGGCATCTCCGGACAGGACGAGTATGGCGACGGCATGGTCGAGCACGACATGCACGTCGGCGAACTGCTTGACCTTCTCGATGAACTGGGCATCGCTGACAACACGATCGTTCAGTACTCGACCGACAACGGACCCCACTACAACACCTGGCCCGACGCTGGCACCACCCCCTTCCGTGGCGAGAAGAACTCCAACTGGGAAGGCGCTTATCGAGTCCCAGCCTTCGTCCGCTGGCCCGGCCACTTCCCTGCTGGCGTGACCCTCAACGGCATCGTGTCCCACGAGGACTGGTTGCCCACCTTCGCCGCCGCCGTCGGCAAGACCGACATCAAGGAAGACCTGCTCGATGGCTATGAGGCCATTGGCCGCACGTACCGCAACCACCTCGACGGCTACAACCAGCTCGACTACCTCAAGGGCAAGACCGAAGAATCCGCCCGCAACGAGTTCTGGTACGTCAACGATGACGGCCAGATCGTGGCCATCCGCTACCAGCCCTGGAAAGCGGTCTTCCTCGCCAACCGCGGCCGGCAGCTCGGCGTCTGGCAGGAGCCGTTCATCGAACTCCGCATCCCCTATCTCTTCAACCTCCGCCGCGATCCCTTCGAGAAGGCTCAGGAGAACTCCAACACCTACTGGGACTGGTACATCGACCGTGTCTACGTGCTCGTCCCAATGCAGGCCCTCGCCGGACAGTTCCTCGAATCCTTTATCGAGTACCCGCCCAGCCAGACACCGGGCTCGTTCAACCTCGAGAAGGTCATCGAGAAGCTCAAGGAAAGCAGCGGCTCAAAGTAA
- a CDS encoding HAD family hydrolase, translating to MRNLLLTLVLLVGLTGCATHTGKPLTSWYEGGNRTAILDFIQRTTDPNSPDFVPEAERIAVFDNDGCLWAEQPAYFQLLFAIDRIHAMAPDHPEWKTTEPYKSILAGDTKALAAQGEHAILELVMTTHAGMTTDEFDHSAREWLATATHPTTGRLYTDMVYQPMLELLGILRAHGYKTFIVSGGGIDLIRVFSEEVYGIPPEQVVGSSIKTAFEMTDHGPVIRRLAEINFIDDKAGKPVGIHQHIGRRPVFAAGNSDGDLQMLQWNDAGDGPSLNLIIHHTDAEREWAYDRDSHIGKLDKALDAAQAEGWLVIDMARDWKAVYPQ from the coding sequence ATGAGAAACCTCCTGCTCACCCTGGTCCTGCTTGTTGGCCTCACCGGCTGTGCCACCCACACCGGCAAGCCGCTTACCTCCTGGTACGAGGGCGGGAACCGAACCGCCATCCTCGACTTCATCCAACGCACCACCGACCCCAACAGCCCCGACTTCGTCCCCGAAGCCGAGCGTATTGCCGTGTTCGACAACGACGGCTGCCTCTGGGCCGAGCAACCCGCCTACTTCCAGCTCCTGTTCGCGATCGACCGGATCCATGCGATGGCGCCCGACCACCCCGAGTGGAAGACCACCGAGCCGTACAAGTCCATCCTCGCAGGCGACACCAAGGCCCTCGCAGCGCAGGGCGAGCACGCCATCCTCGAACTCGTCATGACCACCCACGCCGGCATGACCACCGACGAGTTTGACCACTCGGCCCGAGAGTGGCTCGCCACCGCCACCCACCCGACCACCGGCAGGCTCTACACCGACATGGTCTACCAGCCCATGCTCGAACTGCTCGGCATCCTCCGAGCGCACGGCTACAAGACCTTCATCGTCTCGGGCGGCGGGATCGACCTCATCCGCGTCTTCAGCGAGGAGGTCTACGGCATCCCGCCCGAGCAGGTCGTCGGCTCCAGCATCAAGACCGCCTTCGAGATGACGGACCACGGCCCTGTCATCCGCCGACTCGCCGAGATCAACTTCATCGATGACAAAGCCGGTAAGCCCGTTGGTATCCACCAGCACATCGGCCGCCGGCCGGTCTTCGCCGCTGGCAACTCCGATGGCGACCTGCAGATGCTCCAGTGGAACGACGCTGGCGATGGCCCCAGCCTCAATCTCATCATTCATCACACCGACGCTGAGCGAGAGTGGGCCTACGACCGCGATTCGCACATCGGTAAGCTCGATAAGGCTCTCGACGCCGCTCAAGCCGAAGGCTGGCTCGTGATCGACATGGCCCGCGACTGGAAAGCCGTCTACCCCCAGTAG
- a CDS encoding DUF2103 domain-containing protein: MAKPGGKFGPIKRQHGRIQGLDPLLDRIVSDCPHITRIVPGRMGRKRGKTPASLRIQYPTTPHGSGDAKRATGLKCLYTHAGSWQEVFLVCSDIDAARLWLVNHANAIDAEKT, encoded by the coding sequence ATGGCCAAGCCAGGCGGGAAGTTCGGACCGATCAAGCGCCAGCACGGCCGCATTCAGGGCCTCGACCCGCTTCTCGACCGAATCGTTTCCGACTGCCCGCACATCACCCGCATCGTCCCGGGCCGCATGGGTCGCAAACGCGGCAAAACCCCCGCATCCCTGCGCATCCAGTACCCCACCACACCCCATGGCTCAGGCGATGCCAAACGAGCCACCGGCCTCAAGTGCCTCTACACCCACGCGGGCTCATGGCAAGAAGTCTTCCTCGTCTGCTCCGACATCGACGCGGCTCGCCTGTGGCTGGTCAACCACGCCAATGCCATCGACGCCGAAAAGACCTGA
- a CDS encoding EAL domain-containing protein: MKTSSPTAEPALRASFPDCEREAGVFVILGDRLDELRAMVADFTVVDRQSLRACVADEAGRFDPWSSKAIEEVFTRLDSPWFGAVLRDRSLRFQYQPIVNAVTGEVFAHEALMRAFRGDQAISPDALVRSAKAHDALLVLDQACRRAAIEQSEMYLRTGGRVFINFFPITVYDPEVCLATTFAAAERAGADISQLTFEVVESEAFPDIDHLKSILVAYRERGAKVALDDLGSGNTAILFIDQLNPDLIKIDREVLRRAVATGETSMFIGLIRYAQERGITTIAEGLETLAELDFCRELGVDYVQGYLVGRPSREFMTQPFDPYEDLDAAA, from the coding sequence GTGAAGACTTCTTCGCCGACAGCGGAGCCGGCACTTCGGGCGTCTTTTCCAGACTGTGAGCGAGAGGCTGGGGTGTTTGTCATCCTGGGCGATCGGCTTGATGAGCTCAGGGCGATGGTGGCGGATTTCACGGTGGTGGATCGTCAGTCGCTGAGGGCTTGTGTCGCGGATGAGGCGGGTCGGTTTGACCCGTGGTCTTCGAAGGCGATCGAGGAGGTTTTTACGCGTTTGGACTCTCCGTGGTTCGGTGCTGTGCTGCGAGACCGTTCGCTGCGTTTTCAGTATCAGCCGATTGTGAATGCGGTGACGGGTGAGGTGTTTGCGCATGAGGCTCTGATGCGTGCTTTTCGGGGGGATCAAGCGATCTCGCCGGATGCGTTGGTGCGATCGGCCAAGGCGCACGATGCCCTGTTGGTGCTCGATCAGGCCTGTCGGCGGGCCGCGATTGAGCAGAGCGAGATGTACCTGAGGACGGGCGGTCGGGTGTTCATCAACTTCTTCCCGATCACGGTGTATGACCCTGAGGTGTGCCTGGCGACAACGTTCGCGGCGGCCGAGCGTGCCGGGGCGGACATCAGTCAACTGACGTTTGAGGTTGTCGAGAGTGAGGCCTTCCCAGACATCGATCATCTCAAGAGCATTCTGGTGGCTTACCGTGAGCGTGGGGCGAAGGTGGCGCTCGATGATCTTGGGAGTGGCAACACGGCGATTTTGTTTATTGATCAGCTCAACCCGGACCTGATCAAGATTGACCGTGAGGTGCTGCGCCGCGCTGTGGCGACGGGCGAGACGTCGATGTTCATCGGGTTGATCCGATACGCGCAGGAGCGAGGGATCACGACGATCGCTGAGGGCCTGGAGACGCTGGCAGAGCTGGATTTCTGTCGGGAGTTGGGCGTGGATTATGTGCAGGGGTATCTGGTGGGCCGGCCATCACGGGAGTTCATGACGCAGCCATTCGATCCCTATGAGGATCTTGATGCCGCGGCTTGA
- the metG gene encoding methionine--tRNA ligase subunit beta, with product MEEPDPMDLKPTVTFEDFVKLDLRVATVVEAEAHPNADRLLKLQLDVGGERRQVCAGVRDFYDPEKLVGRQIVIVANLAPRKIRGEESNGMLLAASVEEDGETKDVVLLMPDNSVPSGSTVG from the coding sequence ATCGAGGAGCCGGACCCGATGGACTTAAAGCCGACCGTTACGTTTGAAGATTTTGTGAAGCTAGACCTGCGGGTTGCGACCGTGGTGGAGGCCGAGGCGCACCCGAACGCGGATCGGCTGCTGAAGTTGCAGTTGGATGTGGGCGGCGAACGCCGTCAGGTCTGCGCCGGGGTTCGCGATTTTTATGATCCGGAGAAACTGGTGGGGCGGCAGATCGTGATCGTGGCGAACCTGGCTCCGCGGAAGATCCGGGGCGAGGAGTCGAACGGCATGCTGCTGGCGGCTTCGGTTGAGGAGGATGGCGAGACCAAGGATGTGGTTTTGCTGATGCCCGATAACTCGGTGCCATCGGGATCGACGGTGGGCTAA
- a CDS encoding alpha/beta hydrolase: MVLSSVAFAGVEPVLDVAYGPAERQRLDLYPAPGGEGLSPVLVYFHGGGFARGDKSGVSAKLVSRLHELGISVVAVNYRFVKTDPLPAAMLDGARAIQHLRLHAETYELDGQRIAVMGSSAGAGIALWVALHDDVADSLSDDPVLRESSRVSGAWVKDAQVSYDPEFWRGLGLGRLVDTRSWRYLVEQEGEELTDEVMRVRVAEASPITHVTADDPAVRLDYAAELSITDRTSPGAMLHHPSHGVALHQVCEAAGVSSELYYKGGPVAEEAATSFLARVLEVSKVRD; the protein is encoded by the coding sequence ATGGTGTTGTCCTCGGTTGCTTTTGCGGGTGTCGAGCCAGTGCTTGACGTGGCGTACGGCCCGGCAGAACGACAGCGACTGGATCTGTATCCGGCACCGGGTGGAGAGGGTCTGAGCCCGGTGTTGGTTTACTTTCATGGCGGCGGCTTTGCTCGCGGCGATAAATCGGGCGTGAGTGCGAAGCTGGTATCGAGGCTGCATGAGTTGGGAATCAGCGTGGTGGCGGTGAACTATCGGTTTGTGAAGACGGATCCATTGCCAGCGGCGATGCTTGATGGTGCGCGGGCGATCCAGCACTTGCGGCTGCATGCCGAGACTTATGAGTTAGACGGACAGCGTATAGCGGTGATGGGGAGTTCGGCGGGGGCAGGGATCGCGCTGTGGGTTGCGCTGCACGACGATGTCGCTGATTCGCTGTCGGATGATCCGGTTTTGCGGGAGTCGTCGCGCGTATCGGGTGCGTGGGTAAAGGATGCGCAGGTTTCGTATGACCCTGAGTTCTGGCGCGGTCTTGGGTTGGGGCGTCTGGTAGACACGCGGTCGTGGCGTTACCTGGTGGAGCAGGAGGGGGAAGAGCTGACGGATGAGGTAATGCGTGTTCGGGTGGCGGAGGCGTCGCCGATCACGCATGTGACTGCGGATGACCCTGCGGTACGTCTTGATTATGCGGCGGAACTCTCGATCACGGATCGCACGTCGCCGGGCGCGATGCTGCATCACCCTTCGCACGGCGTGGCGCTTCACCAGGTCTGTGAGGCAGCGGGTGTATCGAGTGAGCTTTATTACAAGGGCGGACCAGTGGCGGAGGAGGCAGCGACGAGTTTTCTGGCTCGCGTGCTGGAGGTGAGTAAGGTTCGCGACTGA